In Phocoena sinus isolate mPhoSin1 chromosome X, mPhoSin1.pri, whole genome shotgun sequence, a genomic segment contains:
- the CDR1 gene encoding LOW QUALITY PROTEIN: cerebellar degeneration-related antigen 1 (The sequence of the model RefSeq protein was modified relative to this genomic sequence to represent the inferred CDS: substituted 1 base at 1 genomic stop codon), producing the protein MEMLEDVEMLEDVEILEDTEMLEDEQMLEALEMLEDLEMXEDMDFLEDVVFLEDVDFLEDTPLLEDMDFLEDAPFLEDVNFLEDASLLEDMDFLEDTALLEDVDFLEDAALLEDVDFLEDAPLLEDMDFLEDVDFLEDMGRLEDMNLMEDTVLLEDKDLLEDMDLLEDVDFLETWRSLEDMDFLEDMAFLEDMDFQEDPNCPEDLDYLEDIDLLEDLEVTGRHEFSGRR; encoded by the exons ATGGAGATGCTGGAAGACGTGGAGATGTTGGAAGACGTGGAGATACTGGAAGACACAGAGATGCTGGAAGACGAGCAGATGCTGGAAGCCCTGGAGATGCTGGAAGACCTGGAGATGTAGGAAGACATGGATTTTCTGGAAGACGTGGTTTTTTTGGAAGACGTGGATTTTCTGGAAGACACCCCTTTGTTGGAAGACATGGATTTTCTGGAAGACGCACCTTTTTTGGAAGACGTGAATTTTCTGGAAGACGCATCTTTGTTGGAAGACATGGATTTTCTGGAAGACACGGCTTTGTTGGAAGACGTGGATTTTCTGGAAGATGCCGCTTTGTTGGAAGACGTGGATTTTCTGGAAGACGCACCTTTGTTGGAAGACATGGATTTTCTGGAAGACGTGGATTTTCTGGAAGACATGGGTAGGCTGGAAGACATGAATTTGATGGAAGACACAGTTTTGTTGGAAGACAAGGATTTGCTGGAAGACATGGATCTCCTGGAAGACGTGGATTTTCTGGAA ACCTGGAGGTCATTGGAAGACATGGATTTCCTGGAAGACATGGCTTTTCTGGAAGACATGGATTTTCAGGAAGACCCGAATTGTCCGGAAGACCTGGATTATTTGGAAGACATAGATTTGCTGGAAGACTTGGAAGTTACTGGAAGACATGAATTTTCTGGAAGACGTTAA